From one Trifolium pratense cultivar HEN17-A07 linkage group LG1, ARS_RC_1.1, whole genome shotgun sequence genomic stretch:
- the LOC123915174 gene encoding ethylene-responsive transcription factor SHINE 2-like: protein MVQSNKFRGVRQRQWGSWVSEIRHPLLKRRVWLGTFETAEAAARAYDEAAILMNGKNAKTNFPIPKDIQTQEANFLSSNALSDILNKKLRKCCKKQSPSLTCLRLDTDNSHIGVWQKGAGPHSDSNWIIRVELGKKLHQEGHDESNYVTSLAESVPNNSTIDDDDDAEKNGIDHEEDIVTMQMIEELLN, encoded by the exons ATGGTACAAAGTAACAAGTTTAGAGGAGTTAGACAGCGCCAGTGGGGCTCTTGGGTCTCAGAAATTCGTCACCCATTACT GAAGAGAAGGGTATGGCTAGGTACATTTGAGACAGCAGAGGCAGCAGCAAGAGCATATGATGAAGCAGCCATTTTAATGAATGGCAAAAATGCCAAAACCAATTTCCCTATACCAAAAGATATTCAAACACAAGAAGCCAATTTCCTCTCTTCAAATGCTCTTTCTGATATCCTCAATAAAAAACTTAGAAAGTGTTGCAAAAAACAATCTCCATCACTCACTTGTTTGAGGCTTGATACTGACAATTCTCACATAGGAGTGTGGCAAAAAGGAGCAGGACCACATTCTGATTCTAATTGGATCATAAGGGTGGAGCTTggaaaaaaattacatcaagagGGTCATGATGAATCAAATTATGTGACATCATTAGCAGAATCGGTACCTAATAATAGTactattgatgatgatgatgatgctgagAAAAATGGGATAGATCATGAAGAGGATATTGTTACCATGCAGATGATTGAAGAGCTACTTAATTGA